A stretch of DNA from Arachis hypogaea cultivar Tifrunner chromosome 19, arahy.Tifrunner.gnm2.J5K5, whole genome shotgun sequence:
GTGTTTCTGTGGAGAAAGAAAAGTGAAGGAAAAGGTATTCCCTACTTGACGCCATTGTTCTCTCACTCTCTCAAGGTTGCGGCCTTGTGTTGTGTGGTGTGACTCAGAAGACAAGAGAACAGAGAAAGGAATCTTTGGTGTCTGTCAATCTCATCTACCAACTTACTCCACCTTTCACTTTCTAGGtatgatttttgttttgttttgttttgttttttgttcACCTTGTGTGCTTCATTGCTGTTTTTCAAGAGCTGCTTCTCTGCTCATTCATTTCATTTGCTACTTCAGCTTCTTTTGAGCTTTTACCCCCAATCCTTGAAGATGGTTTAACTTTGCATTTGTATGTCTCTTGCTGTTTGAATCGATCCCCTTTTATGTGTTCAAAGTCATCTACTTGTCAGTGTTGCTACTTGCTACATGATTCTCTTGGTAGGTGGAAAACTCATTGTTGTAGTTGGTGTTTTTATCAGATTTAGCTCCTAGGTGAATTTTATCAGCAGATTCATATGCTCTACCTTGGGTTTTCTCAAATTGTTGTTATAGATAGGTTGTTTTTTCTGTTGAAATATAATTTGTCTACTAGGTACTTACTAATTGACTCACTTTCAAGCCACCTGAAACCTGAGGACTGAGGagtgaagaaataaagaaaacccATTTTGTGATATTGATTTTGCTGGACTTTTGGTTAATTAGGGGGATATTATGATAGTTAAGATGTTTGCAGATTTCTGAAATTGCATCCTCCTTGTGGTTGTTTTCAGGATTGTGATAATCAATCTAGACCTGATTGTGCATCTTCCCCACTAAAGCTTGGTCATCAACGAAATGGTTTCAAGGTCATATTCTAATTTGTTAGAGCTTACTTCGTGTGACTCGCCGATTTTCAGCCGCGAAAAGAAAAGGCTTCCTCGAGTGGCAACTGTTGCCGGAGTGCTGTCTGAGCTAGACGACGAGGCAAGCAACAGTGCTGGTTCGGATGCTCCATCCTCAATCTCTCAAGATAGGATGATCATAGTAGGTAACCAGCTTCCATTAAAGGCACAAAGAAAAGACGATGGTACGTGGGACTTCACATGGGACGAGGACTCACTTCTTTTGCAGCTCAAAGATGGTCTTGGTGAAGATGTAGAAACTATTTATATTGGTTGTCTGAAGGAAGAAATCGAGCCGAGCGAGCAAGACGATGTTGCTCAGAACTTGCTTGACACATTCAAATGTGTTCCCACTTTCCTCCCTCCAGAGCTTTTTACCAAATTCTATCACGGATTTTGCAAACAGCATCTGTGGCCTTTGTTTCACTACATGCTTCCGCTCTCGCCTGATCTCGGTGGTCGATTTGATAGGTCCCTTTGGCAAGCTTATGTTTCTGTTAACAAGATATTTGCTGATAAAGTAATGGAAGTCATTAGCCCTGATGATGATTTTGTATGGGTTCATGATTACCATCTCATGGTTCTTCCAACATTTCTGAGAAAGAGGTTCAATAGGGCAAGGCTAGGATTCTTCCTTCACAGTCCATTCCCTTCTTCCGAGATATACCGAACCCTCCCAGTTAGGGATGAGCTTCTTAGAGCTCTTTTGAATTCTGACCTTATTGGATTTCATACTTTTGATTATGCGAGGCATTTCCTTTCTTGCTGCAGTAGAATGCTTGGCCTTTCCTATCAATCCAAGCGGGGCTACATTGGTCTCGAGTACTATGGAAGAACAGTAAGCATTAAGATTCTTCCTGTTGGGATTCACATAGGGCAGCTTCAGTCAGTCATGAATCTTCCTGAGACGGAAAACAAGGTTGAAGAGTTACAAAACAAGTTCAGAGGTCAAACTGTGATGCTTGGGGTTGACGACATGGATATCTTTAAAGGAATCAGCTTAAAACTCTTGGCTATGGAACAGTTGCTTTTACAACATCCTGACAAGAGGGGCAGGGTTGTTTTGGTCCAAATTGCAAACCCTGCAAGAGGCCGTGGGAAAGATGTACAGGAGGTCCAGAGTGAAACTTATGCCACAGTGAAAAGGATCAATAGTACATTCGGAAGGCCTGGATACACACCTGTAATATTGATCGATACGCCACTTCAGTTTTATGAGAGGATAGCTTATTATGTGATAGCTGAATGTTGTCTTGTTACAGCAGTGAGAGATGGTATGAACCTTATACCCTATGAATACATCATTTGTAGACAAGGAAGTGACAAGATAGATAAGATTC
This window harbors:
- the LOC112775610 gene encoding alpha,alpha-trehalose-phosphate synthase [UDP-forming] 5, with amino-acid sequence MVSRSYSNLLELTSCDSPIFSREKKRLPRVATVAGVLSELDDEASNSAGSDAPSSISQDRMIIVGNQLPLKAQRKDDGTWDFTWDEDSLLLQLKDGLGEDVETIYIGCLKEEIEPSEQDDVAQNLLDTFKCVPTFLPPELFTKFYHGFCKQHLWPLFHYMLPLSPDLGGRFDRSLWQAYVSVNKIFADKVMEVISPDDDFVWVHDYHLMVLPTFLRKRFNRARLGFFLHSPFPSSEIYRTLPVRDELLRALLNSDLIGFHTFDYARHFLSCCSRMLGLSYQSKRGYIGLEYYGRTVSIKILPVGIHIGQLQSVMNLPETENKVEELQNKFRGQTVMLGVDDMDIFKGISLKLLAMEQLLLQHPDKRGRVVLVQIANPARGRGKDVQEVQSETYATVKRINSTFGRPGYTPVILIDTPLQFYERIAYYVIAECCLVTAVRDGMNLIPYEYIICRQGSDKIDKILGTSSFTQKKSMLVVSEFIGCSPSLSGAIRVNPWNIDAVAEAMDSALIVPESEKQMRHEKHYRYVSTHDVAYWARSFLQDLERACRDHLRRRCWGIGFGLGFRVIALDPNFRKLSVEHIVSAYKRTKHRAILLDYDGTMMQPGSISTTPSTEAVAILNSLCKDTKNCVFIVSGKERKTLTDWFSSCERLGVAAEHGYFVRTNHNADWEECVSVPDFDWKQIAEPVMQLYTETTDGSNIETKETALVWNYEFADRDFGSCQAKELLDHLESVLANEPVSVKSSPHIVEVKPQGVSKGIVAERLLLTMQQMGVIPDFVLCIGDDRSDEDMFGVIMNARASLSPVAEVFPCTVGQKPSKAKYYLEDTSEILRMLQGLANASEQSVTSSSQLPHVAS